Below is a window of Ctenopharyngodon idella isolate HZGC_01 chromosome 7, HZGC01, whole genome shotgun sequence DNA.
ATGATCTGTGGTGCTTAAAGGACTGTCAGTGGCAGATGCACTTGATGAGTGGATATGGTCTGTGGTGCTTGAAGGACTGCCAGTGTCTGAAGTACTGTCAGTGACAGCTCCGCTTGATTGAACAGCATGGTCTGTGGTGCCTGAAGGGCCACCAGTGACAGCTGAGCTTGATGAAATGGCATGGTCAGTGGAGCCTGAGGGGCTTTCAGTGGCAGCTGCGCTTGATGGAATAGCATGGTCTGCGGTGCCTGATGGACTGTCAGTTGCAGCTGCGCTGGGTGAATGGACATACTCTGTGGTGCCTAATGTACTGTCAGTAGAAGCTGCGCTTGATTGAACAAAATGGTCTGTGGTGCCTGAAGGACTATCCGTGACAGATGCGCTTGATTGAACAGCATGGTCTGTGGTGCTTGAAGGACTGTCAGTGGCAGCTGCGCTTGATGGACTTGTAAGGTCTGTGATGCCTGAAGGACTGTCAGTGGCAGCTGCGCTTGATTGAACAGCATGGTCCGTGGTGCCTGAAGTACTGTCAGTGACAGCTGCGCTTGACTGAAAAGCATGATCTGTGGTGCCTGAAGGACTGTCAGTGACAGCTGCGCTTGACTGAAAAGCATGATCTGTGGTGCCTGAAGGACTGTCAGTGACAGCTGCGCTTGACTGAAAAGCATGATCTGTGGTGCCTGAAGGACTGTCAGTGGCAGCTGCGCTTGATGGACTTGTATGGTCTGTGGTGCCTGAAGGACTGTCAGTGACAGCTGCGCTTGATTGAACAGCATGGTCCGTGGTGCCTGAAGGACTGTCAGTGACAGCTGCGCTTGATAGAACAGCATGGTCTGTGGTGCCTGAAGGACTGTCAGTGGCAGCTGCGCTTGATGGACTTGTATGGTCTGTGGTGCCTGAAGGACTGTCAGTAACAGTTGCACTTGATTGAACAGCATGGTCTGTGGTGCCTGATGGACTGTCAGTGGCAGATGTGCTTGATGAATGGATATGGTCTGTGGTGCTTGAAGGACTGTAAGTGGTAGCTGCGCTTGATTGAACAGCATGGTTCGTGGTGCCTAATGGATTGTCAGTGGCAGATGCACTTGATGAATGGAAATGGTCTGTGGTGCTTGAAGGACTGCCAGTGTCTGAAGTATTGTCAGTGACAGCTACGCTTGATGTAATACCATGGTCCGCTGTGCCAGAAGGACTGTCAGTGTCAGCTGCGCTTGATTGAACAGCATGGTCTGTGGTGCCTGAAGTACTGTCAGTAACAGCTGCACTTGATTGAACAGCATGGTCTGTGGTGCCTGAAGTACTGTCAGTAACAGCTGCACTTGATTGAACAGCATGGTCTGTGGTGCCTGAAGGACTGTCAGTGGCAGCAGCGCTTGAAGGACTTGTATGGTCTGTGGTGCCTGAAGGACTGTCAGTGGCAGCAGCGCTTGGTGGACTTGTATGGTCTGTGGTGCCTGAAGGACTGTCAGTGGCAGCTGCGCTTGATGGACTTGTATGGTCTGTGGTGCCTGAAGGACTGTCAGTAACAGCTGTGCTTGATTGAACAGCATGGTCTGTGATGCCTGAAGGACTGTCAGTGGCAGCTGCGCTTGATGGACTTGTATGGTCTGTGGTGCCTGAAGGACTGTCAGTGACAGCTGCGCTTGATAGAAGAGCATGGTCTGTGGTGCCTGAAGGACTGTCAGTAACAGCTGCACTTGATTGGACAGAATGGTATGTGGTGCCTGAAGGACTGTCAGTGGCAGATGCACTTAATGAATGGATATTGTCTGTGGTGCTTGACGGACTGCCAGTGTCTGAAGTACTGTCAGTGACAGCTACGCTTGATGTAATGCCATTGTCCGTTGTGCCTGAAGGACTGTCAGTGACAGCTGCGCTTGATTGAACAGCATGGTCAGTGGTGCCTGAAGGGCCACCAGTGACAGCTGAGCTTGATGAAATGGCATGGTCTGTGGAGCCTGAGGGGCTTTCAGTGGCAGCTGTGCTTGATGGAATAGCATGGTCTGTGGTGCCTGAAGCACTGTCAGTGATGGATGTGCTTGATTGAAAAGCATGGTCTGTGGTGTCTGAAGTACTTTCAGTGGCAGCTGCACTTGATGGACTTGTATGGTCTGTGGTGCCTAAAGGACTGTCAGTGGCAGCTGCGCTTGATTGAACAGCATGGTCTGTGGTGCCTGAAGGACTGTCAGTGGCAGCTGCACTTGATGGACTTGTATGGTCTGTGGTGCCTGAAGGACTATCAGTGACAGCTGCGCTTGATTGAACATTATTGTCTGTGTAGCCTGAAGGACTGTCAGTGGCAGCTGTGCTTGACTGAACAGAATGGCCCGTGGTGCTTGAAGGACTATCAGTGACAGCTGCGCTTAATGGACTTGTATGGTCTGTGGTGCCTAATGGACTGTCAGTGGCAGATGCACTTGATAAATGGATATGGTCTGTGGTGCTTGAAAGACCGCCAGTGTCTGAAGTACTCTCAGTGACAGCTACGCTTGATGGAATGCCATTGTCTGTGGTGCCTAAAGGACTGTCAGTGGCAGCTGCGCTTGATTGAACAGCATGGTCTGTGGTGCCTGAAGGACTGTCAGTGACAGCTGCGCTTGATTGAACATCATCGTCTGTGGTGTCTGAAGTACTTTCAGTGGCAGCTGTACTTGATGGACTTGTATGGTCTGTGGTGTCTGAAGGACTGTCAGTGGCAGCTGTGCTTGATTGAACAGAATGGCCCGTGGTACTTGAAGGACTGTCTGTGGCATCTGCGCTTGATGGACTTGTATGGTCTGTGGTGCCTGAAGGACTGTCAGTGGCAGCTGCACTTGGTGAATGGACATGGGCCGTGGTGCCTGAAGGACTGGGAGTGGCAGCTGCGCTTGATGGACTTGTATGGTCTGTGGTGCCTGAAGGACTGTCAGTGACAGCTGCGCTTGATTGAACATCATAGTCTGTGGTGTCTGAAGTACTGTCAGTGGCAGCTGTGCTTGATTGAACAGAATGGCCCGTGATACCTGAAGGACTGTCAGTGGCAGCTGCGCTTGATGAAAGGACATGGTCCGTGGTGTCTGAAGGACTAGGAGTGGCACCTGCGCTTGATGGACTTGTATGGTCTGTGGTGCCTGAAGGACTGTCAGTGACAGCTGCGCTTGACTGAACAGAATGGCCCGTGGTGCTTGAAGGACTATCAGTGGCAGCTGCGCTTGATGGACTTGTATGGTCTGTGGTGCCTAATGGACTGTCAGTGGCAGATGCACTTGATAAATGGATATGGTCTGTGGTGCTTGAAAGACCGCCAGTGTCTGAAGTACTCTCAGTGACAGCTACGCTTGATGGAATGCCATTGTCTGTGGTGCCTAAAGGACTGTCAGTGGCAGCTGCGTTTGATGGACTTGTATTTTCTGTGGTGCCTGAGGGACTGTCAGTGACAGCTGTGCTTGATTGAACAGCATGGTCTGTGGTGCCTGAAGGACTGTCAGTGGCAGCTGTGCTTGATTGAACAGAATGGCCCGTGGTACCTGAAGGACTGTCAGTGGCAGCAGCGCTTGAAGGACTTGTATGGTCTGTGGTGCCTGAAGGACTGTCAGTGGCAGCAGCGCTTGGTGGACTTGTATGGTCTGTGGTGCCTGAAGGACTGTCAGTGGCAGCTGCGCTTGATGGACTTGTGTGGTCTGTGGTGCCTGAAGGACTGTCAGTAACAGCTGTGCTTGATTGAACAGCATGGTCTGTGATGCCTGAAGGACTGTCAGTGGCAGCTGCGCTTGATGGACTTGTATGGTCTGTGGTGCCTGAAGGACTGTCAGTGACAGCTGCGCTTGATAGAAGAGCATGGTCTGTGGTGCCTGAAGGACTGTCAGTGGCAGCTGCGCTTGATGGACTTGTCTGGTCTGTGGTGTCTGAAGTACTGTCAGTGGCAGCTGCGCTTGATTGAACAGAGTGGCCCGTGGTACTTGAAGGACTGTCAGTGGCAGCTGTGCTTGATTGAACAGAATGGCCCGTGGTACTTGAAGGACTGTCAGTGGCAGCTGCGCTTGATGGACTTGTATTGTCTGTGGTGCCTGAGGGACTGTCAGTGACAGCTGCGCTTGATTGAACAGCATGGTCTGTGGTGCCTGAAGGACTGTCAGTGGCAGCTGCACTTGATGAATGCACATGGGCCGTGGTGCCTGAAGGACTGGGAGTGACAGCTGCACTTGATTGAACATCATCGTCTGTGGTGTCTGAATTACTGTCAGTGGCAGCTGCGCTTGATTGAACAGAGTGGCCCGTGGTACTTGAAGGACTGTCAGTGGCAGCTGTGCTTGATTGAACAGAATGGCCCGTGGTACCTGAAGGACTGTCAGTGGCAGCTGCGCTTGATGGACTTGTATTGTCTGTGGTGCCTGAGGGACTGTCAGTGACAGTTGCACTTGATTGAACAGCATGGTCTGTGGTGCCTGAAGGACTGTCAGTTGCAGCTGTGCTTAATTGAACAGAATGGCCCGTGGTACCTGAAGGACTGTCAGTGGCAGCTGCACTTGATTGAACAGCATGATCTGTGGTGCCTGAAGGATTGTCAGTGGCAGCTGCGCTTGATGGACTTGTATGGTCTGTGGTGCCTGAAGGACTGTCAGTGACAGCTGCGCTTGATTGAACAGCATGATCTGTGGTGCCTGAAGGACTGTCAGTGGCAGCTGCGCTTGATGGACTTGTATGGTCTGTGGTGCCTGAAGGACTGTCAGTGACAGCTGCGCTTGAATGAACATCGTCTGTGGTGTCTGAAGTACTGTCAGTGGCAGCTGTGCGTGATTGAACAGAATGGCCCGTGGTACCTGAAGGACTGTCAGTGGCAGCTGCGCTTGATGGACTTGTCTGGTCTGTGGTGTCTGAAGTACTGTCAGTGGCAGCTGTGCTTGATTGAACAGAATGGCCCGTGGTACTTGAAGGACTGTCAGTGGCAGCTGCACTTGATGAAAGGACATGGTCCGTGGTGACTGAAGGACTGGGAGTGGCAGCTGCGCTTGATGGACTTGTATGGTCTGTGGTGTCTGAAGGACTGTCAGTGACAGCTGCGCTTGATTGAACATTATCGTCTGTGTAGCCTGAAGGACTGTCAGTGGCAGCTGTGCTTGACTGAACAGAATGGCCCGTGGTGCTTGAAGGACTATCAGTGGCAGCTGCGCTTGATGGACTTGTATGGTCTGTGGTGCCTAATGGACTGTCAGTGGCAGATGCACTTGATAAATGGATATGGTCTGTGGTGCTTGAAAGACCGCCAGTGTCTGAAGTACTCTCAGTGACAGCTACGCTTGATGGAATGCCATTGTCTGTGGTGCCTAAAGGACTGTCAGTGGCAGCTGCGCTTGATTGAACAGCATGGTCTGTGGTGCCTGAAGGACTGTCAGTGACAGCTGCGCTTGATTGAACATCATCGTCTGTGGTGTCTGAAGTACTTTCAGTGGCAGCTGTACTTGATGGACTTGTATGGTCTGTGGTGTCTGAAGGACTGTCAGTGGCAGCTGTGCTTGATTGAACAGAATGGCCCGTGGTACTTGAAGGACTGTCTGTGGCATCTGCGCTTGATGGACTTGTATGGTCTGTGGTGCCTGAAGGACTGTCAGTGGCAGCTGCACTTGGTGAATGGACATGGGCCGTGGTGCCTGAAGGACTGGGAGTGGCAACTGCGCTTGATGGACTTCTTTGGTCTGTGGTGCCTGAAGGACTGTCAGTGACAGCTGCGCTTGATTGAACATCATCGTCTGTGGTGTCTGAAGCACTGTCAGTGGCAGCTGCGCTTGATTGAACAGAATGGCCCGTGGTACTTGAAGGACTGTCAGTGGCAGCTGCGCTTGATGGACTTGTATTTTCTGTGGTGCCTGAGGGACTGTCAGTGACAGCTGCGCTTGATTGAACAGCATGGTCTGTGGTGCCTGAAGGACTGTCAGTGGCAGCTGCACTTGATGAATGCACATGGGCCGTGGTGCCTGAAGGACTGGGAGTGGCAGCTGCGCTTGATGGACTTGTATGGTCTGTGGTGCCTGAAGGACTGTCAGTGACAGCTGCGCTTGATTGAACATCATCGTCTGTGGTGTCTGAAGTACTGTCAGTGGCAGCTGTGCTTGATTGAACAGAATGGCCCGTGGTACTTGAAGGACTGTCAGTGGCAGCTGCACTTGATGGACTTGTATGGTCTGTGGTGCCTGAAGGACTGTCAGTGACAGCTGCGCTTGATTGAACAGCATGATCTGTGGTGCCTGAAGGACTGTCAGTGGCAGCTGTGCTTGATTGAACAGCATGGTCTGTGGTGCCTGAGGGACTGTCAGTGGCAGCTGCACTTGATGGACTTGTATGGTCTGTGGTGCCTGAAGGACTGTCAGTGACAGCTGCGCTTGATTGAACATCGTCGTCTGTGGTGTCTGAAGTACTTTCAGTGGCAGCTGCACTTGATGGACTTGTATGGTCTGTGGTGTCTGAAGTACTGTCAGTGGCAGCTGTGCTTGATTGAACAGAATGGCCCGTGGTACTTGAAGGACTGTCTGTGGCATCTGCGCTTGATGGACTTGTATGGTCTGTGGTGCCTGAAGGACTGTCAGTGGCAGCTGCACTTGGTGAATGGACATGGGCCGTGGTGCCTGAAGGACTGGGAGTGGCAACTGCGCTTGATGGACTTGTATGGTCTGTGGTGCCTGAAGGACTGTCAGTGACAGCTGCGCTTGATTGAACATCATCGTCTGTGGTGTCTGAAGTACTGTCAGTGGCAGCTGCGCTTGATTGAACAGAATGGCCCGTGGTACTTGAAGGACTGTCAGTGGCAGCTGCGCTTGATGGACTTGTATTGTCTGTGGTGCCTGAGGGACTGTCAGTGACAGCTGCGCTTGATTGAACAGCATGGTCTGTGGTGCCTGAAGGACTGTCAGTGGCGGCTGTGCTTGATTGAACAGCATGGTCTGTGGTGCCTGAGGGACTGTCAGTGGCAGCTGCGCTTGATGGACTTGTATGGTCTGTGGTGCCTGAAGGACTGTCAGTGACAGCTGCGCTTGAATGAACATCGTCTGTGGTGTCTGAAGTACTGTCAGTGGCAGCTGTGCGTGATTGAACAGAATGGCCCGTGGTACCTGAAGGACTGTCAGTGGCAGCTGCGCTTGATGGACTTGTCTGGTCTGTGGTGTCTGAAGTACTGTCAGTGGCAGCTGTGCTTGATTGAACAGAATGGCCCGTGGTACTTGAAGGACTGTCAGTGGCAGCTGCACTTGATGAAAGGACATGGTCCGTGGTGTCTGAAGGACTGGGAGTGGCAGCTGCGCTTGATGGACTTGTATGGTCTGTGGTGTCTGAAGGACTGTCAGTGACAGCTGCGCTTGATTGAACATTATCGTCTGTGTAGCCTGAAGGACTGTCAGTGGCAGCTGTGCTTGACTGAACAGAATGGCCTGTGGTGCTTGAAGGACTATCAGTGGCAGCTGCGCTTGATGGCCTTGTATGGTCTGTGGTGCCTAATGGACTGTCAGTGGCAGATGCACTTGATAAATGGATATGGTCTGTGGTGCTTGAAAGACCGCCAGTGTCTGAAGTACTCTCAGTGACAGCTACGCTTGATGGAATGCCATTGTCTGTGGTGCCTAAAGGACTGTCAGTGGCAGCTGCGCTTGATTGAACAGCATGGTCTGTGGTGCCTGAAGGACTGTCAGTGACAGCTGCGCTTGATTGAAAATCATCGTCTGTGGTGTCTGAAGTACTTTCAGTGGCAGCTGTACTTGATGGACTTGTATGGTCTGTGGTGTCTGAAGGACTGTCAGTGGCAGCTGTGCTTGATTGAACAGAATGGCCCGTAGTACTTGAAGGACTGTCAGTGGCAGCTGCACTTGATGGACTTGTATGGTCTGTGGTGCCTGAAGGACTGTCAGTGACAGCTGCGCTTGATTGAACAGCATGATCTGTGGTGCCTGAAGGACTGTCAGTGGCAGCTGTGCTTGATTGAACAGCATGGTCTGTGGTGCCTGAGGGACTGTCAGTGGCAGCTGCACTTGATGGACTTGTATGGTCTGTGGTGCCTGAAGGACTGTCAGTGACAGCTGCGCTTGATTGAACATCATCGTCTGTGGTGTCTGAAGTACTTTCAGTGGCAGCTGCACTTGATGGACTTGTATGGTCTGTGGTGTCTGAAGTACTGTCAGTGGCAGCTGTGCTTGATTGAACAGAATGGCCCGTGGTACTTGAAGGACTGTCTGTGGCATCTGCGCTTGATGGACTTGTATGGTCTGTGGTGCCTGAAGGACTGTCAGTGGCAGCTGCACTTGGTGAATGGACATGGGCCGTGGTGCCTGAAGGACTGGGAGTGGCAACTGCGCTTGATGGACTTGTATGGTCTGTGGTGCCTGAAGGACTGTCAGTGACAGCTACGCTTGATTGAACATCATCGTCTGTGGTGTCTGAAGTACTGTCAGTGGCAGCTGCGCTTGATTGAACAGCATGGTCTGTGGTGCCTGAGGGACTGTCAGTGGCAGCTGCACTTGATGGACTTGTATGGTCTGTGGTGCCTGAAGGACTGTCAGTGGCAGCTGCACTTGATGAATGCACATGGGCCGTGGTGCCTGAAGGACTGGGAGTGGCAGCTGCGCTTGATGGACTTGTATGGTCTGTGGTGCCTGAAGGACTGTCAGTGACAGCTGCGCTTGATTGAACATCATCGTCTGTGGTGTCTGAAGTACTGTCAGTGGCAGCTGTGCTTGATTGAACAGAATGGCCCGTGGTACCTGAAGGACTGTCAGTGGCAGCTGCACTTGATGGACTTGTATGGTCTGTGGTGCCTGAAGGACTGTCAGTGACAGCTGCGCTTGATTGAACAGCATGATCTGTGGTGCCTGAGGGACTGTCAGTGGCAGCTGCACTTGATGGACTTGTATGGTCTGTGGTGCCTGAAGGACTGTCAGTGACAGCTGTGCTTGATTGAACATCATCGTCTGTGGTGTCTGAAGTACTTTCAGTGGCAGCTGCACTTGATGGACTTGTATGGTCTGTGGTGTCTGAAGTACTGTCAGTGGCAGCTGCGCTTGATTGAACAGAATGGCCCGTGGTACTTGAAGGACTGTCAGTGGCAGCTGCGCTTGATGGACTTGTATTGTCTGTGGTGCCTGAGGGACTGTCAGTGACAGCTGCGCTTGATTGAACAGCATGGTCTGTGGTGCCTGAAGGACTGTCAGTGGCAGCTGTGCTTGATTGAACAGCATGGTCTGTGGTGCCTGAGGGACTCTCAGTGGCAGCTGCACTTGATGGACTTGTATGGTCTGTGGTGCCTGAAGGACTGTCAGTGACAGCTGCGCTTGATTGAACATCATCGTCTGTGGTGTCTGAAGTACTTTCAGTGGCAGCTGCACTTGATGGACTTGTATGGTCTGTGGTGTCTGAAGTACTTTCAGTGGCAGCTGCACTTGATGGACTTGTATGGTCTGTGGTGTCTGAAGTACTGTCAGTGGCAGCTGCGCTTGATTGAACAGAATGGCCCGTGGTACTTGAAGGACTGTCAGTGGCAGCTGCGCTTGATGGACTTGTATTGTCTGTGGTGCCTGAGGGACTGTCAGTGACAGCTGCGCTTGATTGAACAGCATGGTCTGTGGTGCCTGAAGGACTGTCAGTGGCAGCTGTGCTTGATTGAACAGCATGGTCTGTGGTGCCTGAGGGACTGTCAGTGGCAGCTGCACTTGATGGACTTGTATGGTCTGTGGTGCCTGAAGGACTGTCAGTGACAGCTGCGCTTGATTGAACATCATCGTCTGTGGTGTCTGAAGTACTTTCAGTGGCAGCTGCACTTGATGGACTTGTATGGTCTGTGGTGTCTGAAGTACTTTCAGTGGCAGCTGCACTTGATGGACTTGTATGGTCTGTGGTGTCTGAAGTACTGTCAGTGGCAGCTGCGCTTGATTGAACAGAATGGCCCGTGGTACTTGAAGGACTGTCAGTGGCAGCTGCGCTTGATGGACTTGTATTGTCTGTGGTGCCTGAGGGACTGTCAGTGACAGCTGCGCTTGATTGAACAGCATGGTCTGTGGTGCCTGAAGGACTGTCAGTGGCAGCTGTGCTTGATTGAACAGCATGGTCTGTGGTGCCTGAGGGACTGTCAGTGGCAGCTGCACTTGATGGACTTGTATGGTCTGTGGTGCCTGAAGGACTGTCAGTGACAGCTGCGCTTGATTGAACATCATCGTCTGTGGTGTCTGAAGTACTTTCAGTGGCAGCTGCACTTGATGGACTTGTAT
It encodes the following:
- the LOC127515670 gene encoding serine-rich adhesin for platelets-like; translated protein: MQLSGAEQCDLSGTTDHAVQSSTAATDSPSGTTDHAVQSSAAVTDSPSGTTDHTSPSSAAATDSPSGTTGHSVQSSTAATDSTSDTTDDDVQSSAAVTDSPSGTTDHTSLSSAAATPSPSGTTAHVHSSSAAATDSPSGTTDHAVQSSAAVTDSPSGTTENTSPSSAAATDSPSSTTGHSVQSSAAATDSASDTTDDDVQSNAAVTDSPSGTTDHTSPSSAVATPSPSGTTAHVHSPSAAATYSPSGTTDHTSPSSADATDSPSSTTGHSVQSSTAATDSPSDTTDHTSPSSAAATESTSDTTDDDVQSSAAVTESPSGTTDHTSPSSAAATDSPSGTTDHAVQSSAAVTDSPSGTTDHTSQSSADATDSPSSTTGHSVQSSTAATNSPSDTTDHSSPSSTAATESTSDTTDDDVQSSAAVTDSPSGTTDHIHLSSASATDSPSSTTGHSVQSSAAANDSTSDTTDDDVQSSAAVTDSPSGTTDHTSPSSAVATPSPSGTTAHVHSPSAAATDSPSGTTDHTSPSSADATDSPSSTTGHSVQSSTAATDSTSDTTDHTSPSSAAATESTSDTTDDDVQSSAAVTDSPSGTTDHTSPSSAAATDSPSGTTDHAVQSSTAATDSPSGTTDHAVQSSAAVTDSPSGTTDNTSPSSAAATDSPSSTTGHSVQSSAAATDSTSDTTDHTSPSSAAATESTSDTTDHTSPSSAAATESTSDTTDDDVQSSAAVTDSPSGTTDHTSPSSAAATDSPSGTTDHAVQSSTAATDSPSGTTDHAVQSSAAVTDSPSGTTDNTSPSSAAATDSPSSTTGHSVQSSAAATDSTSDTTDHTSPSSAAATESTSDTTDHTSPSSAAATESTSDTTDDDVQSSAAVTDSPSGTTDHTSPSSAAATESPSGTTDHAVQSSTAATDSPSGTTDHAVQSSAAVTDSPSGTTDNTSPSSAAATDSPSSTTGHSVQSSAAATDSTSDTTDHTSPSSAAATESTSDTTDDDVQSSTAVTDSPSGTTDHTSPSSAAATDSPSGTTDHAVQSSAAVTDSPSGTTDHTSPSSAAATDSPSGTTGHSVQSSTAATDSTSDTTDDDVQSSAAVTDSPSGTTDHTSPSSAAATPSPSGTTAHVHSSSAAATDSPSGTTDHTSPSSAAATDSPSGTTDHAVQSSAAATDSTSDTTDDDVQSSVAVTDSPSGTTDHTSPSSAVATPSPSGTTAHVHSPSAAATDSPSGTTDHTSPSSADATDSPSSTTGHSVQSSTAATDSTSDTTDHTSPSSAAATESTSDTTDDDVQSSAAVTDSPSGTTDHTSPSSAAATDSPSGTTDHAVQSSTAATDSPSGTTDHAVQSSAAVTDSPSGTTDHTSPSSAAATDSPSSTTGHSVQSSTAATDSPSDTTDHTSPSSTAATESTSDTTDDDFQSSAAVTDSPSGTTDHAVQSSAAATDSPLGTTDNGIPSSVAVTESTSDTGGLSSTTDHIHLSSASATDSPLGTTDHTRPSSAAATDSPSSTTGHSVQSSTAATDSPSGYTDDNVQSSAAVTDSPSDTTDHTSPSSAAATPSPSDTTDHVLSSSAAATDSPSSTTGHSVQSSTAATDSTSDTTDQTSPSSAAATDSPSGTTGHSVQSRTAATDSTSDTTDDVHSSAAVTDSPSGTTDHTSPSSAAATDSPSGTTDHAVQSSTAATDSPSGTTDHAVQSSAAVTDSPSGTTDNTSPSSAAATDSPSSTTGHSVQSSTAATDSPSSTTGHSVQSSAAATDSNSDTTDDDVQSSAAVTPSPSGTTAHVHSSSAAATDSPSGTTDHAVQSSAAVTDSPSGTTDNTSPSSAAATDSPSSTTGHSVQSSTAATDSPSSTTGHSVQSSAAATDSTSDTTDQTSPSSAAATDSPSGTTDHALLSSAAVTDSPSGTTDHTSPSSAAATDSPSGITDHAVQSSTAVTDSPSGTTDHTSPSSAAATDSPSGTTDHTSPPSAAATDSPSGTTDHTSPSSAAATDSPSGTTGHSVQSSTAATDSPSGTTDHAVQSSTAVTDSPSGTTENTSPSNAAATDSPLGTTDNGIPSSVAVTESTSDTGGLSSTTDHIHLSSASATDSPLGTTDHTSPSSAAATDSPSSTTGHSVQSSAAVTDSPSGTTDHTSPSSAGATPSPSDTTDHVLSSSAAATDSPSGITGHSVQSSTAATDSTSDTTDYDVQSSAAVTDSPSGTTDHTSPSSAAATPSPSGTTAHVHSPSAAATDSPSGTTDHTSPSSADATDSPSSTTGHSVQSSTAATDSPSDTTDHTSPSSTAATESTSDTTDDDVQSSAAVTDSPSGTTDHAVQSSAAATDSPLGTTDNGIPSSVAVTESTSDTGGLSSTTDHIHLSSASATDSPLGTTDHTSPLSAAVTDSPSSTTGHSVQSSTAATDSPSGYTDNNVQSSAAVTDSPSGTTDHTSPSSAAATDSPSGTTDHAVQSSAAATDSPLGTTDHTSPSSAAATESTSDTTDHAFQSSTSITDSASGTTDHAIPSSTAATESPSGSTDHAISSSSAVTGGPSGTTDHAVQSSAAVTDSPSGTTDNGITSSVAVTDSTSDTGSPSSTTDNIHSLSASATDSPSGTTYHSVQSSAAVTDSPSGTTDHALLSSAAVTDSPSGTTDHTSPSSAAATDSPSGITDHAVQSSTAVTDSPSGTTDHTSPSSAAATDSPSGTTDHTSPPSAAATDSPSGTTDHTSPSSAAATDSPSGTTDHAVQSSAAVTDSTSGTTDHAVQSSAAVTDSTSGTTDHAVQSSAADTDSPSGTADHGITSSVAVTDNTSDTGSPSSTTDHFHSSSASATDNPLGTTNHAVQSSAATTYSPSSTTDHIHSSSTSATDSPSGTTDHAVQSSATVTDSPSGTTDHTSPSSAAATDSPSGTTDHAVLSSAAVTDSPSGTTDHAVQSSAAVTDSPSGTTDHTSPSSAAATDSPSGTTDHAFQSSAAVTDSPSGTTDHAFQSSAAVTDSPSGTTDHAFQSSAAVTDSTSGTTDHAVQSSAAATDSPSGITDLTSPSSAAATDSPSSTTDHAVQSSASVTDSPSGTTDHFVQSSAASTDSTLGTTEYVHSPSAAATDSPSGTADHAIPSSAAATESPSGSTDHAISSSSAVTGGPSGTTDHAVQSSGAVTDSTSDTGSPSSTTDHIHSSSASATDSPLSTTDHSVQSSAAVTDSPSGTTDHGITSSVAVTDGTSGTTEETVQSSAAVTNSPSGTTDHTSPSSAAATDSPSGTTDQAVQSSAAVTNSPSGTTDHTSPSSAAATDSPSGTTDHAFQSSAAVTDSPSGITNHAIPSSAAATESPSGSTNHAISSSAAVTGGPSGTTDHAVQSSAAVTVSPLGTMDHAHPSSTTTQLSTTTYTGSAVTGEGFIILQLRLEREFISDYNMSSSMQYQNLSKNITMELNQFYLRIYGTNFLRAFVMRFWSGSVGVDVQLIFTNETVIPNATSIKDNLETGINELKVFLGSVIPGSIIVKENSTLNTSTVVPPGTINTTVSTDLSSTTGPNHLIDTTVSTSTSITTAPAGQSSNAVHIDLTSTSASTVISNSVLPTDVSSTTILSGSSGTTVSVSSAAADKITTSVLFANSTHSEVVTTSTTSSLPTSHLSTEASTATTHLSNKPTTATTALSNTATTGPAVPGETFVILQIRLDIQYTEVYNNPASMEYKTLALNITIELNRAYRRIYGSKFLRTFVMGFWSGSVGVETQLIFTNETVIPNATIIEDNLKTGINESKVFLGSVIPGSVIVKENSTLNTSTVVPPGTINTTVSTDLSSTTGPNHLTDTTIPTSTSITTAPAGQSSNAVHIDLTSTSASTVISNSVPSTDVSSTTILSGSSGTAVSVSSAAAEKITTSVLFANSTHSEVVTTSTTSSVPTYHLSTKASTTTTYISNKPTTATTHLSTKTTTATTALSNTATTGPAVPGETFVILQIRLQIQYTEVYNNPATMEYQTLALNISIELNRVYRGIYGTNFLRAFVMGFWPGSVGVDTALIFTNDTVLPKAKVIEKNLETAIVESRAFLGSVLTSSITVVEQQGTTLTTQASQNVPVTQTSSAVAPVLSSMLFMLLLLL